The Pseudomonas moraviensis genome contains the following window.
ATTGCTCTCACGCCGAACGCAGTGCCGCCCACTGCCAGGCAAAATCCCTTCAAAGGAGCAGCACCATGAGCGCATCCCTTCGCAGCGTTGACGGTCAGGACGAAAGCACCATCTTGCGTGAAATCCAGAGCGCCTTGCGCGATCTGCGGTTCGGCGCGGTGGAGATCACTGTGCACAACGCGCAAGTCGTACAGATCGAACGCAAAGAGAAATTCCGTTTGCAGCAACCCGGTAAACAACCGGGCTGAGCTTGAGATCAAAAGATCGCAGCCTTCTGCAGCTCCTACAGGGGGCTGTGTGCAGGAGCTGGCGAAGGCGGCGATCTTTCACGGGACCCGATTCCAGCAACACATAAGAAAAAGCCACCACCAAGAATTCCAGGAGCTTTCACCATGTCGTCGATTCGCCGTTACGCTTTGGCCGCGCTGGCCAGTGCCGTGTTTGCCGGTTCCGCCGTTGCCAAGGATTACGAACTGCTCAACGTGTCGTATGACCCGACGCGCGAGCTGTATCAGGAATACAACGCCGAATTCATCAAGTTCTGGCAGAAGGATCATGCCGGCGACACGGTGAAAATCCAGCAATCCCATGGTGGTTCGGGCAAGCAGGGTCGTGCGGTGATCGACGGTCTGCGTGCTGACGTGGTGACCCTGGCCCTGGCCGGCGACATCGATGAAATCGCCAAGCTCGGCAAGACTCTGCCGGCCGACTGGCAGAAGCGTTTGCCGGAAGCGAGCACGCCGTACACCTCGACCATCGTGTTCCTGGTGCGCAAGGGCAACCCGAAAGGCATCAAGGACTGGGGCGATCTGGTCAAGAATGACGTCTCGGTGATCACGCCGAACCCGAAAACCTCGGGCGGTGCACGCTGGAACTTCCTCGCGGCGTGGGCCTATGGCCTGAAAGCCAACGGCGGGGATGAAGCCAAGGCCAAGGAATACGTACAAACCCTGTTCAAGCACGTGCCGATCCTCGACACCGGCGCCCGTGGTTCGACTATCACCTTCGTCAACAACGGTCAGGGCGACGTGTTGCTGGCCTGGGAAAACGAAGCGTTCCTGGCGCTGAAAGAGGACGGCGGCGCCGACAAGTTCGACATCGTCGTACCTTCGCTGTCGATCCTCGCCGAACCGCCAGTGGCCGTGGTCGACAAGAATGCCGAGAAGAAGGGCAACGCGCAGATCGCCGAAGCCTATCTCAAGCACCTGTACAGCCCGGCCGGCCAGGAAATCGCCGCGAAAAACTTCTATCGTCCACGTGACAAGGACGTAGCGGCCAAATATGCCCAGCAGTTCCCGAAACTGGAGCTGGTGACCATCGACAAGGACTTCGGCGGCTGGAAATCCGCGCAGCCGAAATTCTTCAACGACGGTGGCGTGTTCGACCAGATTTATCAGGCGCAGTAATCTCACTCGAAACGAGCCTGAAGTTCAGGCACAAACCATGTGGGAGCGAGCCTGCTCGCGAAGGCGGTCTATCAGCGACAGGGATGTTGACTGATACTCCCTCTTCGCGAGCCGGCTCGCTCCCACATTGATGCGTTTTCAACCAGGGACTTTTATGTCGCGTCGTATCTCCCCCGTCATACCCGGCTTCGGGCTGACGCTGGGTTACACCTTGGTGTACCTCAGCCTGATTGTGCTTATCCCGCTGGCGGCGATGTTCGTCCATGCCGCCCAGCTGACCTGGGATCAGTTCTGGACGATCATTTCCGCACCGCGTGTGCTGGCGGCGTTGAAGCTGAGCTTCGGTACCGCGCTGTGTGCGGCGATCATCAACGGCATCATCGGTACGTTGCTGGCCTGGGTGCTGGTGCGCTACACCTTCCCCGGGCGCAAGGTGATCGACGCGATGATCGATCTGCCGTTCGCCCTGCCCACCGCTGTGGCCGGCATCGCGCTGACGGCGCTGTACACGCCGACCGGTCTGGTCGGGCAGTTCGCCGCTGACCTCGGCTTCAAGATCGCCTACACGCCGCTGGGCATCACCCTTGCCCTGACTTTCGTGACCCTGCCGTTCGTGGTGCGCACGGTGCAGCCGGTGCTGGCCGATATTCCCCGTGAAGTCGAAGAAGCGGCCGCCTGCCTCGGTGCCAAGCCGTTGCAGGTGTTCCGTCACATTCTGCTGCCGGCGCTGCTGCCGGCCTGGCTGACCGGTTTCGCCCTGGCGTTCGCCCGTGGTGTCGGCGAGTACGGTTCGGTGATTTTCATCGCCGGCAACATGCCGATGAAAACCGAAATCCTGCCGCTGCTGATCATGGTCAAACTCGACCAGTACGATTACACCGGCGCCACCTCCATCGGCGTGCTGATGCTGGTGGTTTCCTTCGTCCTGTTGCTGCTGATCAACTTGCTGCAGCGGCGCATCGAAACCCCATAAGGAGGCGCGAACATGTCCCAATCGTCTATTGCGGCCGCGTCCTCGGCCAACGCTGCGCGGCGTGGCAGTGCGACCTCGCGCAGAATCCTGATCGGTCTTGGCTGGCTGATCTTTTTCCTGTTTCTGCTGCTGCCGCTGTTCATCGTTGTATCGCAGGGTTTGAAGAATGGCCTTGGCGCGTTCTTCACCGCGATTTTTGAACCGGACGCGCTGTCGGCGCTGAAACTGACGGTGATCGCCGTGCTGATCTCGGTGCCGCTGAACCTGGTGTTCGGCGTCAGTGCGGCGTGGTGCGTGAGCAAATACTCGTTCCGTGGCAAGAGCATGCTGGTCACGCTGATCGACCTGCCGTTCTCGGTGTCGCCGGTGATCGCCGGTCTGGTCTACGTGCTGATGTTCGGTGCGCAGGGCCTGTTCGGGCCGTGGCTGCAGGATCACGACATCCAGATCGTCTTCGCCTTGCCGGGCATTGTCCTGGCGACGATTTTCGTCACCGTGCCGTTCGTGGCTCGTGAACTGATCCCGCTGATGCAGGAGCAAGGCACCCAGGAAGAGGAGGCCGCGCGCCTGCTCGGTGCCAATGGCTGGCAGATGTTCTGGCACGTCACCGTACCCAACATCAAGTGGGGTCTGATTTATGGCGTGGTGCTGTGTACTGCGCGAGCCATGGGTGAGTTCGGTGCGGTGTCGGTGGTTTCCGGGCACATTCGCGGGGTGACCAACACCTTGCCGCTGCACGTCGAGATCCTCTACAACGAATACAACCACGTGGCCGCGTTCGCCGTGGCGAGCCTGTTGCTGATCCTCGCGCTCTTCATCCTGCTGCTCAAGCAGTGGAGCGAAAACCGTATCAACCGCCTGCGCGCCAGCGCCGCGGAGGACTAATTCATGTCGATCGAAGTGCGTAACGTCAGCAAGAATTTCAATGCGTTCAAAGCGCTGGACAACATCAGCCTCGATATCCAGAGCGGTGAGCTGGTCGCGTTGCTGGGCCCTTCGGGCTGCGGCAAAACCACCTTGCTGCGCATTATTGCCGGTCTGGAAACCCCGGATCAGGGCAATATCGTCTTTCACGGCGAAGACGTTTCCGGCCACGATGTGCGGGATCGCAACGTCGGTTTCGTGTTCCAGCATTACGCGTTGTTCCGCCACATGACGGTGTTCGACAACGTCGCGTTCGGCCTGCGCATGAAACCGAAGAACCAACGCCCGAGCGAAAGCCAGATCGCGGCCAAGGTCCACGAACTGCTGAACATGGTGCAACTGGACTGGCTGTCGGATCGTTATCCTGAGCAATTGTCCGGTGGTCAGCGTCAGCGTATCGCCCTGGCCCGTGCCCTGGCGGTCGAGCCGAAAGTATTGCTCCTCGATGAACCGTTCGGCGCCCTCGACGCCAAGGTGCGCAAGGAACTGCGGCGCTGGCTGGCGCGGCTGCACGAAGACATCAACCTGACTTCGGTGTTCGTGACCCACGACCAGGAAGAAGCAATGGAAGTCGCCGACCGTATCGTGGTGATGAACAAGGGCGTGATCGAGCAGATCGGCTCACCGGGCGACGTCTACGAAAACCCGGCCAGTGATTTCGTCTATCACTTCCTTGGCGACTCGAACCGCTTGCTGCTGAGCGACGACAACCATGTGCTGTTCCGCCCGCATGAAGTGTCGTTGTCCAGGCATGAGCTGGAAGATCACCATGCCGCTGAAGTGCGCGATATCCGCCCACTGGGTGCGACGACGCGGGTGACGCTGAAGGTCGAAGGGCAGACTGATCTGATCGAAGCCGAGGTGGTGAAAGACCACGACAGCCTGATCGGCCTGGCCAAGGGTGAAACGTTGTTCTTCAAACCGAAGGTCTGGCAGAAAGTCGCTAACCTCTAAAAGCGTAAAGCTTCGCGAGCAGGCTCGCTCCCACAATTGGAATGCGTTTTTCTGTGGGAGCGAGCCTGCTCGCGAAAGCGGTCTAAACAGCCGCACGATTCGGATTGACCCGCACCACCCCCGCCCGCAACTCGATCTCTTGTTTCAATTCCTGCCGCAGCCCGAGCAAAAACGCCAGTTCCGCGACGACAAACAATGGCCCGACAATCAGCCCGCTGATGTCATCGACAAACGCCGGTTTGCGCCCTTCATAGTGATGCCCGACAAACTGGATCGCCCAGCCGATCACGAACATCGCCAGGCCGCTGCTCAGCCAGACCAGGGTGCTTTGCTGCGCCAGTGCATGTCCGACCCACACCGACAGGCCCATCAGCAGCGTCATCAACACGCCGAGCTGCAACTCCAGACGCAGGTAGAACCACGCCGACGCCAGCGCCACGACAACGGCGGGAGATACCCACAACCCGCCCAGCGACCACTCCGGGCGAGACAGCAGAACCGCGACCGCCACCACGATCAGCGGTATGCCGATAAAGTGGCTGACGATGTTGCGCGGGTCGCGGTGGTAGGCGGCGTATTGACTGAGGTGGTCGACGAGGCTTTTCATTGTTGTTCCTCCAGTGGGGTTGAATGCATCATCCCTCGGGATCGGCGCTCGCTCTGTCGGGCAGGCGACACTCCAGGAGTGGTTATGCAAATTCGTGCACGGTTGCTCAACGGCCAGTGGTTCAGTCATCTGCCGCTGTCCTTTCAGGATAGTCTGCTGGCGTTGGCCCGAGAGCGGCGGCTGATCGCGGGGCAGCGGCTGTTCCAGCGCGGCGATGCGCCGTGCGGTCTGTACGCGGTGCTCGATGGCGCGGTGCGCATCGGCGCAGTCAGCGAGCAGGGCAAGGAGGCGTTGTTGAGTCTGGTGGAGGCGCCGCACTGGTTCGGCGAAATCTGCCTGTTTGACGGTCAGCCACGCACCCATGATGCCTATGCCGTCGGGGCATGCACCTTGCTGAATATTCCGCAGGCGGCGCTGCTCAAACTGCTCGACGACCAGCCGCAGTATTGGCGGCATCTGGCGCTGCTGATGAGCCACAAATTGCGCCTGGCCTTCATCA
Protein-coding sequences here:
- the oscA gene encoding sulfur starvation response protein OscA, translated to MSASLRSVDGQDESTILREIQSALRDLRFGAVEITVHNAQVVQIERKEKFRLQQPGKQPG
- a CDS encoding sulfate ABC transporter substrate-binding protein, translating into MSSIRRYALAALASAVFAGSAVAKDYELLNVSYDPTRELYQEYNAEFIKFWQKDHAGDTVKIQQSHGGSGKQGRAVIDGLRADVVTLALAGDIDEIAKLGKTLPADWQKRLPEASTPYTSTIVFLVRKGNPKGIKDWGDLVKNDVSVITPNPKTSGGARWNFLAAWAYGLKANGGDEAKAKEYVQTLFKHVPILDTGARGSTITFVNNGQGDVLLAWENEAFLALKEDGGADKFDIVVPSLSILAEPPVAVVDKNAEKKGNAQIAEAYLKHLYSPAGQEIAAKNFYRPRDKDVAAKYAQQFPKLELVTIDKDFGGWKSAQPKFFNDGGVFDQIYQAQ
- the cysT gene encoding sulfate ABC transporter permease subunit CysT; protein product: MSRRISPVIPGFGLTLGYTLVYLSLIVLIPLAAMFVHAAQLTWDQFWTIISAPRVLAALKLSFGTALCAAIINGIIGTLLAWVLVRYTFPGRKVIDAMIDLPFALPTAVAGIALTALYTPTGLVGQFAADLGFKIAYTPLGITLALTFVTLPFVVRTVQPVLADIPREVEEAAACLGAKPLQVFRHILLPALLPAWLTGFALAFARGVGEYGSVIFIAGNMPMKTEILPLLIMVKLDQYDYTGATSIGVLMLVVSFVLLLLINLLQRRIETP
- the cysW gene encoding sulfate ABC transporter permease subunit CysW; translated protein: MSQSSIAAASSANAARRGSATSRRILIGLGWLIFFLFLLLPLFIVVSQGLKNGLGAFFTAIFEPDALSALKLTVIAVLISVPLNLVFGVSAAWCVSKYSFRGKSMLVTLIDLPFSVSPVIAGLVYVLMFGAQGLFGPWLQDHDIQIVFALPGIVLATIFVTVPFVARELIPLMQEQGTQEEEAARLLGANGWQMFWHVTVPNIKWGLIYGVVLCTARAMGEFGAVSVVSGHIRGVTNTLPLHVEILYNEYNHVAAFAVASLLLILALFILLLKQWSENRINRLRASAAED
- a CDS encoding sulfate/molybdate ABC transporter ATP-binding protein, producing MSIEVRNVSKNFNAFKALDNISLDIQSGELVALLGPSGCGKTTLLRIIAGLETPDQGNIVFHGEDVSGHDVRDRNVGFVFQHYALFRHMTVFDNVAFGLRMKPKNQRPSESQIAAKVHELLNMVQLDWLSDRYPEQLSGGQRQRIALARALAVEPKVLLLDEPFGALDAKVRKELRRWLARLHEDINLTSVFVTHDQEEAMEVADRIVVMNKGVIEQIGSPGDVYENPASDFVYHFLGDSNRLLLSDDNHVLFRPHEVSLSRHELEDHHAAEVRDIRPLGATTRVTLKVEGQTDLIEAEVVKDHDSLIGLAKGETLFFKPKVWQKVANL
- a CDS encoding DUF962 domain-containing protein is translated as MKSLVDHLSQYAAYHRDPRNIVSHFIGIPLIVVAVAVLLSRPEWSLGGLWVSPAVVVALASAWFYLRLELQLGVLMTLLMGLSVWVGHALAQQSTLVWLSSGLAMFVIGWAIQFVGHHYEGRKPAFVDDISGLIVGPLFVVAELAFLLGLRQELKQEIELRAGVVRVNPNRAAV
- a CDS encoding Crp/Fnr family transcriptional regulator, coding for MQIRARLLNGQWFSHLPLSFQDSLLALARERRLIAGQRLFQRGDAPCGLYAVLDGAVRIGAVSEQGKEALLSLVEAPHWFGEICLFDGQPRTHDAYAVGACTLLNIPQAALLKLLDDQPQYWRHLALLMSHKLRLAFINLEQLSLLPAPARLAHRLLMIAEGYGELDAPRRTLQLPQEQLAAMLSLSRQTTNQILKDLQGQGIIGLAYGEIEILDSARLRVLATI